ATCTGCAGCTTCTCGTCGTCGACGATCACCGCGGGATCGGCCGTGCGGTGCACACCGAACAGCGAGCCGATGACGGAGACCGGGTTGTAGTCCCGGCCGGCCGCCCTGCGGACCGTCGCCTGCGGGTCGATGTCCAGGCCTGCCCTGGCGGGCTGGAGGGTGGCGGACTTGCCGTCGACGGTGAGCTTGAGCGGCGCGGTGCGGCTGTCCTTGAGCGCCGTCTCCAGCTTCTTGACGGCCTCTTCCTTGGTGGTGCCGCCGATGTCCACACCGAGCGCGGTGGTGCCGTTGGGCACATCGGCGTGGTCGAGCAGCAGCCCCGCGCCGTAGGCGACACCGGCCAGCACCACGACGGCGACACCCACGAGAACGAGCTTGTTACGGCCCTTCTTGGGCGGGTTGATCGGCTCGGGGATCTTGGGCCGCGGCTTGGGGGCGGCGCTGTCGCCCTCACCGGCCGGGACGTTGGCGAACGGCGACGGGGACGACGGCTTCTCGGTCCCGGGGACCTTCGGGATGCCGCTGACCAGCGTGTCGCCGGAGACCCGGTCACGGCCGCCGAGGGCGCCGCCCGGCCCGCCGTCCTGGGGGCCCTTCGTCCCGCGCTTGCCCTTGGGGGCGCCGGGCGCCGTGCCCTTGGGGCCGCCGGGGCCCTTGGGGGCGCCGGGCCGTCCGCCCGTGACGCCGCCGCTGCCGCCGAGGCCGCTGCCGGGTCCGGCGAGCGGGGCCGGCGGCTGCGGGGTGAGCTCCGCGGTGTCGTCGATCCGGGGCGTGCCGCCGGTGGCGGGGTCGCTGAAGCCGGGCGGGAGGTTGAGCGCGGATGTGCCGCGTGCCGGGCCGGTCGTCGGACCGCTCGGACCGCTCGGGCCGCCCGCCGGGGCGTCGAACGGGCTGTGGTCGCGGGCGGGGCCGCCGGGGGTGTCGAACGGCGAACCGCCGCCGGGCGTCGCTCCGTCGAAGGGCGAGGCGCCACCGCGCGGACCACCGTCGAACGGCGAACCGCCGCCCGCCCTGGCACCGCCGTCGAACGGCGAGCCGCCGCCCTCCTGCGGGGCCGGGCTGTCGGAGAAGTACGGCAGGTCGGAGCGCTGCGGCGAGGCGGCGCCCGACGGACCGCGCGGCGGGGTCGCACCGCCCGGGGCGGGCGGCACCGCGTGGGAGCCGGTGGACGAGGACGGACCGGCGGACCCGGCCTGCGGCTTGCGCGGCGCGAACCAGTCGCTGGTCTTCTCGGACTGGCCGCCCGCGGGGGCCTCGTCCGCCGGCGCGTCGGGCCGGGGGGTGTTCGCCGTACGCTCCGCGTTCCGCTCACCGGCGCGGGGGGTGCCCCGGGAACCGGCGGAACCGCCGGAACCAGCCGATCCGTTCATGCCGGACTCCTCACCGACGGGCTTGCGCACGACGACCGGCGGGATGGGGCGCGACCCCGGAATGTTGATCTTGATCCGCGTCGTCAGTGTGGTCTCGGTCTTGGGCTCCTCCGGCTGCGCCGCGGCACCGGGCGCAGGCTTCTCGCCGGCCTCTCCCCTGGGCGAGCCGTACGGCGGCGTCCCGGACGGGTACGCGGCTCCGCCACGGCCCTGGGGGCCGGAGGACGAACTGTCAGATTCACGACTCAAAGCAGGTTCTCCCGGTTGGCTCCGCCGCTCGTCAGAGATGATCCCCGGCCACAGGCCGGGAGGTGCCCCCAGGGCGGCGCGACGGCGCGCACCACCATACTGTCCGCCGCGGGCGGCCACCCGGGGAGCGTACGAACACCGCCGCCCCGGGCGAACCCCCGGGCCCCGGTTCCTTCACCCGGACCCGCACGGCATCCGTCCCGGTATGGACCACGTCATCCGCCAACTCGGCCGTGCCGGACGCCCACAGGGCGCAGCTGCGTCGCGGTGGCGCAGATCACAGCGACCACGATGCCGCCCAGCAGGAAGATGTACGAACCGAGTCCCGCGCCGAAGAGAAAGTCACCTTCCGGCCGGACATTGCTGAGCAGCAGGAACACGGTCACCAGCCAGGCCGCGCCGGGTACCAGTACACCCGCGGAGGTGCCGGTCGCCCTGGCGCCCCCGTAGAAGAGGCCGCCGACGCCACACAGTGCCAGCACCAAGCCGCCGGGGAACCAGGCCGCTTGGACCAGCGTTCCGGCGCCCGCCACCAGGACGCCCGCGACCAGAAGCAGCACATAAATGGCGACCCGTCCCGCCGTCAGCGGTGCGGTCAGCGCGGGACCGGCCACCGGTGCCACGGGAGCGCCGGACCGTGCACCGGACCCACCGCCCGAGCCCGCCCGCGACCGCTTCCCCTTGCCGGAGGCCGCGCCGCCGTTTCCCTCACCGGCGGTCCCGCCGCCCTTCGCCGTACTCATTCCGCCGCCTCCTCGATCCGGGCACTCTCCTCCATACCCGTCATTTCACCGATACCCGCGAAGAGATCGTCCTCCCGGGCCCCGTCCGCGGCACCCGAGGCGCCGTGCACCAGCCGATAGTGCTCGGTGGCGAACAGCGGCTGGCCCAGGTCGTTGGAGAGCGCGAAGAACGGCCCGTCGACCGCGATCTGGGTGTAGTGCGCCCGCATCGCCGCGGACTTTGCGGCCGCGTACGCGGGAGTGCCGGTGAGGGATGCCGCGACCTCGGAGTCCGGCACCACGCCCGGCACATCGTCGGCCGTGGCCACTCCGGGGAAGCTGTGGCCGGCCGCGCGCAGCCGTGCGAAGCCCTCCTCGACCACGGACCGGGGGTTGCAGTTCCAGTAAATCTTCCCGATCGCATACGCGCGGCCCAGCTCCGGCCGGAAGTCCGCCCGCGCGGCGAGCTCGGCACCGCGCATGGCGACGCGGTGCGCCTGGATGTGGTCGGGGTGGCCGTATCCGCCGTCCGGGTCATAGGTGACCAGGACCTGCGGCCTGACCTCGCGGATCACCGCCACCAGCTCGCCGGCCGCCTCGTCGAGCGGGGCCTGCCAGAAGGCGTCGGGGCGGTCGTTCTGGGGAGCGCCCATCATCCCGGAGTCCCGGTAGCGGCCCGGCCCGCCGAGGAAGCGGTGGTCGGTGACGCCCAGGGCCGCCATCGCGGCGGCCAGCTCGCCGGCGCGGTACGGGCCGAGGGTGTCGTCACGGTCCGGGGCGAGATGGGCGAGCCCGGGCGGGATGACCTCGCCCTCGTCGCCGAGGGTGCAGGTCACCAGGGTGACCAGCGCGCCCTCGGCCGCGTACTTGGCCATGGTCACGCCGTTGTTGATCGACTCGTCGTCGGGGTGCGCATGCACCAGCAGCAGCCGCCGGGAAAAGGCGGCGGGCGAGGCGCTCCCCTCGGCGGGTGGCTGCGGGGGACGGGCGGGCTGATCGGTCATGCCGACAGCCTACGAGCCGCCCGGT
This genomic stretch from Streptomyces nigrescens harbors:
- a CDS encoding DUF6113 family protein, producing the protein MSTAKGGGTAGEGNGGAASGKGKRSRAGSGGGSGARSGAPVAPVAGPALTAPLTAGRVAIYVLLLVAGVLVAGAGTLVQAAWFPGGLVLALCGVGGLFYGGARATGTSAGVLVPGAAWLVTVFLLLSNVRPEGDFLFGAGLGSYIFLLGGIVVAVICATATQLRPVGVRHGRVGG
- the mshB gene encoding N-acetyl-1-D-myo-inositol-2-amino-2-deoxy-alpha-D-glucopyranoside deacetylase — translated: MTDQPARPPQPPAEGSASPAAFSRRLLLVHAHPDDESINNGVTMAKYAAEGALVTLVTCTLGDEGEVIPPGLAHLAPDRDDTLGPYRAGELAAAMAALGVTDHRFLGGPGRYRDSGMMGAPQNDRPDAFWQAPLDEAAGELVAVIREVRPQVLVTYDPDGGYGHPDHIQAHRVAMRGAELAARADFRPELGRAYAIGKIYWNCNPRSVVEEGFARLRAAGHSFPGVATADDVPGVVPDSEVAASLTGTPAYAAAKSAAMRAHYTQIAVDGPFFALSNDLGQPLFATEHYRLVHGASGAADGAREDDLFAGIGEMTGMEESARIEEAAE